The following proteins come from a genomic window of Corynebacterium falsenii:
- a CDS encoding 3'-5' exonuclease: MTSGDRLDPTQALRRCMVVDVETTGLDPAQDRIIEIAALSVSQGLVDQSFHTLINPEISIPDEITDLTGLSDGHVAGSPAFRDVAVELHDFLTDGDAATPPPLIGHNVAFDLTFLHREFLRAEYEPHGDEFQAGEPHSETLPPYIPRLLCTAALSRVMIPRQAVGRYRLANVAAYLDTPHRPLHRAESDATATLEVLQRLSEM, from the coding sequence GTGACTTCAGGAGATCGTTTGGACCCCACGCAGGCTCTACGACGCTGCATGGTGGTGGATGTTGAGACTACTGGATTAGACCCAGCGCAGGACAGGATTATCGAGATCGCTGCGCTTTCTGTTAGCCAGGGCCTTGTGGACCAATCGTTTCATACTCTCATCAATCCAGAAATATCTATCCCGGACGAGATCACGGATCTCACCGGGCTCTCAGACGGTCATGTTGCGGGCAGCCCCGCATTTCGGGACGTCGCCGTCGAACTGCACGACTTCCTTACGGATGGGGATGCAGCTACTCCTCCCCCACTCATCGGCCATAACGTGGCTTTCGATCTGACTTTTCTTCACAGGGAATTCCTCAGGGCTGAGTACGAGCCCCACGGAGACGAATTCCAAGCGGGTGAACCGCACTCCGAGACTCTCCCGCCCTATATCCCCCGTTTACTGTGTACCGCGGCCTTGTCCCGCGTCATGATCCCCAGACAGGCTGTGGGTCGATACAGACTCGCCAATGTCGCTGCGTATCTAGATACACCGCACCGCCCGCTGCACCGGGCGGAAAGTGATGCGACCGCCACTCTGGAAGTACTCCAGAGGCTCAGCGAGATGTAG